ttgattcaaggttaaattataattttgtgttgtTACAGCTCTAGTACGAGTTACTGTTGATGGTGGAACAAAACAATGGGACTTATATCTGAATAAATTACCAGTAGACATGCAAAACAAAATGAAACTGCCTGACCTGATAACCGGGGACTTTGATTCCATCCCAGAAGATATATTTGAGAAATACAGAAAGaaaggttgtgaggtgaaattttttaaattaacattctTCAGTAAGATTTTATCTAACCTGTCAtgcaaaataacataacaataaataatacatcTTGATGTTTTCTTATTTATAAGCTTGAATGTTTTATGTTAACTAACATTGCATcgtaattaatttttaaattaaatatggtAAAAGGATGTGTAAATATAAATCTTTGCTAATTCTGACATAATCTACAACAATATTTTGCAGGTGATTCAGGAAATGTGCCAAAATTTTGTAAATATGTAAGTTTTCATGCAGTAATGGTGGGGGATGATAATTGAATaactataatttataataataatatatatcttGAAGATACTAAAAAATCTAGAAGCATgtaattatagaaataaataattttaaatttagtatCTCATATTCTTTACAGATTGTTCATACTCCTGATCAAAACTACACAGACTTTACAAAGGCTTTAATGGAACTACAAACATACTGCTTGGAACACAAACTACAGGTAATTTTATACCTATGTGCTTAGTTTTACAagaatgtttataaataatctgaaattaatttataacGTAATTTTTACTATGTGGAACACTCTTTTTAGtagttaatttgttttattacacAAGTCTAagggcggtattaataaactaatctcagctgagactgccctcaagatcatgctcaagtccctatAAAAACTGTCACAtcgacatgatcttgagagcagtctaaAAGCTgcgattggtttattaataccactctatGTGTCTATTTTAAACTGTAATTTTAATtcgaaaattataattacaaattaaacattaatacaaatataaattaacaattcaagaccttacgtATCTAATCGTCAAATAATCCCCCCAGAGTTATTCCTTAACTCTAATTTAGAAAAATCCGTTTTATTCCAGGCAGATCAGGTGGTAGCAATAGGTCAAAGTTCCGGCAGACTTGACCAAGTGCTGGGCAATATACAAACCTTGTTCCTTAATAAGGAAAAGCAGTTGCTAGGACCGAAGACGAGGCTGTATCTTATGTCTGATGACGCTATATCCTGGCTCCTTCAACCTGGAGAGCATAACATAGCAATACCCGAGGAGAGCAGAAAGCATAAAAAGGCTTGGTGTTCACTAGTACCTGTTGGGGAGACTTGCAGAAGTGTAACCACTTCTGGTTTAAAATGGAATTTGTGTAAGTATTCACTTTATTCtatctttacttttatttgtggaccatggtagcccagttggaagactCCTTGACTGTTACTATGAGgatgcaggttcaaatcccagtaaTGGCTTAAAACCAATCTTTTCTAGAAGAATTGTAGTGTCTCAGAGACACTTATTCTAAAGTCTTGAAGTATAAATTATCGTAATGTCTGTAGTAGCTACACAGGTGTATTGTTAAATACCTCATTCTGCTGGTCTCCGCCCTGGTTTTCTGTGGCGTGCAGGATCGTGGCCGTTGCCTTCTACTCCCGCTCCGCATCTTCTGTCGACTgtaaggcctcaaactggatgacagcggcgcGGCGGGGAGC
The Pectinophora gossypiella chromosome 9, ilPecGoss1.1, whole genome shotgun sequence genome window above contains:
- the LOC126369882 gene encoding thiamin pyrophosphokinase 1 isoform X2, whose translation is MAVNGFIINSVKTLSTLLYMQPSACSPCTSSRYSNWDVQHVTSIRKRSQHNYAILVLNRPLTQCQTFMANFWNNALVRVTVDGGTKQWDLYLNKLPVDMQNKMKLPDLITGDFDSIPEDIFEKYRKKGCEIVHTPDQNYTDFTKALMELQTYCLEHKLQADQVVAIGQSSGRLDQVLGNIQTLFLNKEKQLLGPKTRLYLMSDDAISWLLQPGEHNIAIPEESRKHKKAWCSLVPVGETCRSVTTSGLKWNLSNHQLKFGEIVSTSNTFDGSEIVTVKCSHTLLWSMKTPSIAGSAYLTTKPYILLYA
- the LOC126369882 gene encoding thiamin pyrophosphokinase 1 isoform X3 translates to MAVNGFIINSPSACSPCTSSRYSNWDVQHVTSIRKRSQHNYAILVLNRPLTQCQTFMANFWNNALVRVTVDGGTKQWDLYLNKLPVDMQNKMKLPDLITGDFDSIPEDIFEKYRKKGDSGNVPKFCKYIVHTPDQNYTDFTKALMELQTYCLEHKLQADQVVAIGQSSGRLDQVLGNIQTLFLNKEKQLLGPKTRLYLMSDDAISWLLQPGEHNIAIPEESRKHKKAWCSLVPVGETCRSVTTSGLKWNLSNHQLKFGEIVSTSNTFDGSEIVTVKCSHTLLWSMKTPSIAGSAYLTTKPYILLYA
- the LOC126369882 gene encoding thiamin pyrophosphokinase 1 isoform X1; translated protein: MAVNGFIINSVKTLSTLLYMQPSACSPCTSSRYSNWDVQHVTSIRKRSQHNYAILVLNRPLTQCQTFMANFWNNALVRVTVDGGTKQWDLYLNKLPVDMQNKMKLPDLITGDFDSIPEDIFEKYRKKGDSGNVPKFCKYIVHTPDQNYTDFTKALMELQTYCLEHKLQADQVVAIGQSSGRLDQVLGNIQTLFLNKEKQLLGPKTRLYLMSDDAISWLLQPGEHNIAIPEESRKHKKAWCSLVPVGETCRSVTTSGLKWNLSNHQLKFGEIVSTSNTFDGSEIVTVKCSHTLLWSMKTPSIAGSAYLTTKPYILLYA
- the LOC126369882 gene encoding thiamin pyrophosphokinase 1 isoform X4 — its product is MAVNGFIINSVKTLSTLLYMQPSACSPCTSSRYSNWDVQHVTSIRKRSQHNYAILVLNRPLTQCQTFMANFWNNALVRVTVDGGTKQWDLYLNKLPVDMQNKMKLPDLITGDFDSIPEDIFEKYRKKGDSGNVPKFCKYIVHTPDQNYTDFTKALMELQTYCLEHKLQADQVVAIGQSSGRLDQVLGNIQTLFLNKEKQLLGPKTRLYLMSDDAISWLLQPGEHNIAIPEESRKHKKAWCSLVPVGETCRSVTTSGLKWNLSNHQLKFGEIVSTSNTFDGSEIVTVKCSHTLLWSMKTPSIAGHI
- the LOC126369882 gene encoding thiamin pyrophosphokinase 1 isoform X5 encodes the protein MAVNGFIINSVKTLSTLLYMQPSACSPCTSSRYSNWDVQHVTSIRKRSQHNYAILVLNRPLTQCQTFMANFWNNALVRVTVDGGTKQWDLYLNKLPVDMQNKMKLPDLITGDFDSIPEDIFEKYRKKGDSGNVPKFCKYIVHTPDQNYTDFTKALMELQTYCLEHKLQADQVVAIGQSSGRLDQVLGNIQTLFLNKEKQLLGPKTRLYLMSDDAISWLLQPGEHNIAIPEESRKHKKAWCSLVPVGETCRSVTTSGLKWNLSNHQLKFGEIVSTSNTFDGSEIVTVKCSHTLLWSMKTPSIAGC